A region of Phocoena phocoena chromosome 17, mPhoPho1.1, whole genome shotgun sequence DNA encodes the following proteins:
- the ALKAL1 gene encoding ALK and LTK ligand 1: MRPARPSAWLPALLLLALVLSPRGTQGRPGGRRGARVAGEEPKPWLSLPAASRSAGKQPRGSRQSEIFPRDLNLKDKFIKHFTGPVTFSVECSKHFHRLYHNTRDCSTPAYYKRCARLLKRLAVSPLCAQA; the protein is encoded by the exons ATGCGACCGGCGAGGCCAAGCGCCTGGCTGCCCGCGCTGCTGCTGCTGGCGCTGGTCCTGTCGCCGCGCGGGACCCAGGGGAGGCCCGGGGGCCGCAGGGGCGCGCGCGTCGCGGGCGAGGAGCCAAAGCCCTGGCTGTCCCTCCCCGCGGCCTCCCGGAGCGCAGGTAAGCAGCCCCGC GGGAGCAGGCAGTCAG aaatattcCCAAGAGATTTGAACTTAAAAGACAAATTCATAAAGCATTTCACAG GGCCGGTCACGTTTTCAGTCGAGTGTAGCAAACATTTCCACAGGCTCTACCACAACACCAGGGATTGCTCAACACCAGCTT ATTACAAAAGATGTGCTCGATTGCTCAAAAGATTAGCAGTGAGTCCTCTGTGCGCACAGGCATAG